Proteins found in one Arthrobacter sp. U41 genomic segment:
- a CDS encoding transglycosylase domain-containing protein has product MARSGSRLAKALRRVLGYFTVSAVCGVLAASLVVPAVAGAAVALRESIVFFNGLPSELRVDSPSQSTTVLTSDGKLIATFYAENRVKISLDQMSPHIKDAIVAVEDRRFYEHAGIDPQGILRALTSNLTSGSRQGASTLTQQYVTNILNESLMSADKGDRIVLSGQKSVGDKVREIKLALELEKKYTKDQILEGYLNIVFFSRDAYGIEAASRHFFSTTAKDLTLPQAALLAGMVKSPSFYNPAVYPDNALARRNQVLDAMLEVGHISQAEHDAAAAAGVELNITPGKQGCAGAEMAPYFCDYVSHLILNNPAYGVDLATRVSSLYRGGLTITTTLDSRLQLAAQAQVDATAGANPDKWGASLVSIGPGTGKILAMAQNTVFLPEPGKFDTQLNFNVDSKDAKGNDLNGAGGFQPGSTMKPFTLAQWLNEGRSLADTVDASRRTYPLDFPWKSSCGEVLGAYNTKEKNRGAADDLQNNDDGYYHKMRVDYGLYNSINTATFAEAAQLDFCGIQKMVDAAGIHSGLDHAPVNMHQLGNLLGATGVAPLVLANAFATFANDGTYCEPVAIVAVTDSAGQQFPAQTTSCREAIKPDVARGVNSVLQDVLKKGSGIYIKPKVHTRFPVAAKTGTSNTNGATWVVGYTSGLATASFFGDALEGQKRPGQNITVNGKFYKSIDGYMLAGPQWANYMLEAGGLYPAERFPPPPEAMTQKPDRDDDDDDDDDDRD; this is encoded by the coding sequence ATGGCTCGATCCGGATCGCGGCTGGCCAAGGCCCTCCGAAGGGTGCTCGGGTACTTCACGGTGAGCGCGGTCTGCGGCGTACTGGCCGCCAGCCTCGTGGTTCCTGCCGTCGCCGGGGCGGCTGTCGCGCTGCGGGAATCGATCGTGTTCTTCAATGGCCTGCCGTCCGAATTGAGAGTCGATTCGCCGTCGCAGTCGACCACGGTTTTGACCTCGGACGGGAAGCTGATCGCCACGTTTTACGCGGAGAACCGGGTGAAGATCAGCCTGGACCAGATGTCCCCCCACATCAAGGACGCCATTGTCGCCGTCGAGGACCGCCGCTTCTACGAACACGCAGGGATAGACCCCCAGGGGATTCTTCGCGCCCTGACATCGAACCTGACCAGTGGCAGCAGGCAGGGAGCCTCAACCCTGACCCAGCAGTATGTCACCAACATTCTCAATGAGTCCCTGATGTCGGCGGACAAGGGAGACCGGATCGTCCTCAGCGGGCAGAAGAGCGTCGGCGACAAGGTCCGCGAAATAAAGCTCGCGCTCGAACTGGAGAAGAAGTACACGAAGGACCAGATCCTCGAGGGCTACCTGAACATCGTGTTCTTCAGCCGGGATGCCTACGGAATCGAAGCCGCGTCGCGCCACTTCTTCAGCACCACAGCCAAGGACCTGACCCTGCCGCAGGCAGCCCTCCTCGCCGGCATGGTGAAAAGCCCCAGCTTCTACAATCCGGCCGTCTACCCCGACAACGCCCTCGCCCGGCGCAACCAGGTCCTCGACGCAATGCTCGAGGTCGGCCACATCTCCCAGGCAGAACACGATGCCGCCGCCGCCGCCGGGGTGGAGCTCAACATCACGCCGGGGAAACAGGGGTGCGCCGGTGCGGAGATGGCACCGTACTTTTGCGACTACGTTTCGCACCTCATTCTCAACAACCCGGCCTACGGCGTCGACCTGGCCACCCGGGTCAGCAGTCTGTACCGCGGCGGTCTGACCATCACCACCACGCTGGACAGCCGGCTGCAGCTGGCAGCGCAAGCGCAGGTTGATGCCACGGCGGGCGCTAACCCGGACAAGTGGGGCGCGTCGCTGGTCTCCATCGGTCCGGGCACGGGGAAGATCCTGGCGATGGCGCAGAACACCGTGTTCCTCCCGGAACCCGGGAAATTCGATACCCAGCTGAACTTCAACGTGGATTCCAAGGACGCCAAGGGAAATGACCTGAACGGCGCCGGCGGATTCCAGCCCGGATCCACCATGAAACCGTTCACTTTGGCGCAATGGCTCAACGAGGGCAGGTCCCTGGCTGACACGGTGGATGCCTCCCGGCGGACGTATCCCCTCGATTTCCCTTGGAAGTCCAGCTGCGGCGAGGTGCTCGGTGCCTACAACACGAAGGAGAAGAACCGCGGCGCGGCGGACGACCTGCAGAACAACGACGACGGTTACTACCACAAAATGCGCGTCGACTACGGGTTGTACAACTCCATCAACACCGCCACCTTCGCGGAGGCCGCCCAGCTGGACTTTTGCGGCATCCAGAAGATGGTGGATGCCGCTGGAATCCACAGCGGTCTGGATCACGCACCGGTCAACATGCATCAACTCGGCAACCTGCTGGGGGCGACTGGCGTGGCGCCCCTCGTTTTGGCCAATGCCTTTGCCACCTTCGCCAACGACGGCACGTACTGCGAGCCCGTCGCCATTGTGGCAGTGACCGACTCGGCGGGACAGCAGTTCCCGGCCCAGACCACATCCTGCCGTGAGGCCATCAAGCCCGACGTCGCCCGGGGCGTGAACTCCGTGCTCCAGGACGTGCTGAAAAAGGGGTCAGGCATCTACATCAAACCCAAGGTCCACACCCGCTTCCCGGTGGCGGCTAAGACCGGCACCTCAAACACCAACGGCGCCACCTGGGTGGTCGGCTACACCAGCGGCCTGGCCACAGCATCCTTCTTCGGGGACGCCCTGGAAGGTCAAAAGCGGCCCGGCCAGAACATCACCGTCAACGGCAAGTTCTACAAAAGCATTGACGGCTATATGCTCGCCGGCCCGCAGTGGGCGAACTACATGCTCGAGGCCGGCGGACTCTATCCGGCGGAGCGATTCCCGCCGCCGCCGGAGGCGATGACCCAGAAACCTGATCGGGACGACGATGACGATGACGACGACGACGACCGGGACTGA
- a CDS encoding hemolysin family protein — MDSGTLGNFFLVLFFVLLGGVFAGTEMALVSLRESQVRLIEKAGRGGAKTAALARNPNRFLSTVQIGVTLSGFFSAAYGASTIAPDIEPLLAGLGLGPAAEPASFIGMTLLVAYLSLVLGELVPKRLAMQNAVGFTKVLAPPLIMLSEIMRPVIWILSVSTNALVKLFGGDPNAKQDSVSSEELWDMVAQSDMLEENSRSILKDVFGAGDRSLQEVMRPRTEVAFIDGTLSIAAARSMVKDGPYSRYPVIGRTADDVLGFVHIRDLMPRHEEDFDERTVNEIVREILPLPGTNRVLPSLARMRRLGHHIALVVDEYGGTDGIVTLEDLVEELVGEIYDEYDTGADHEDRVSVANGSVDVDGGLILQEFESVTGIALPDGHYETVAGFVMDRLGRLPRRGDRVEVSDHVLTVVAMGGGGLRVARIRVTATNSHPEEP, encoded by the coding sequence ATGGACAGCGGCACCTTGGGCAATTTCTTCCTGGTTCTCTTTTTTGTGCTGTTGGGAGGGGTCTTCGCAGGTACGGAAATGGCGTTGGTGTCGCTTCGCGAAAGTCAGGTGCGCCTGATAGAGAAGGCGGGGAGGGGCGGGGCCAAGACTGCCGCCTTGGCGCGGAACCCCAACCGATTCCTCTCCACCGTCCAGATTGGTGTGACGCTTTCGGGCTTTTTCTCAGCCGCTTACGGTGCTTCCACGATTGCACCCGACATAGAGCCCCTCCTGGCAGGTCTGGGGTTGGGTCCTGCGGCCGAGCCGGCGTCCTTTATCGGCATGACGTTGCTGGTGGCATATCTGTCCCTGGTGCTGGGTGAGCTGGTGCCCAAGAGATTGGCGATGCAGAACGCTGTTGGCTTCACGAAGGTTCTGGCCCCTCCGCTGATCATGCTTTCGGAAATCATGCGACCCGTCATCTGGATTCTGTCCGTGTCAACCAATGCCCTGGTCAAGCTATTTGGCGGGGATCCCAACGCCAAACAGGACAGTGTCAGCTCCGAGGAACTTTGGGACATGGTTGCACAGAGCGACATGCTGGAGGAAAACAGCCGAAGCATCCTCAAGGACGTGTTTGGGGCGGGGGACCGTTCGCTGCAGGAAGTCATGCGCCCCCGCACGGAGGTGGCCTTCATCGACGGCACACTGAGCATTGCGGCCGCACGCAGCATGGTCAAGGACGGCCCGTACTCGCGCTATCCGGTGATTGGCCGGACCGCCGATGACGTCCTCGGATTCGTCCACATTCGAGACCTGATGCCCCGGCATGAAGAAGACTTTGACGAGCGGACCGTGAACGAAATTGTTCGGGAAATCCTTCCGCTGCCGGGAACGAACAGGGTCCTGCCTTCACTGGCCAGAATGCGCAGGCTGGGTCATCACATCGCGCTGGTGGTTGACGAGTACGGCGGCACGGACGGCATCGTCACCCTGGAAGATCTGGTCGAGGAACTGGTGGGTGAAATCTACGACGAGTACGACACCGGGGCCGACCACGAGGATCGCGTCAGCGTGGCCAACGGATCCGTCGACGTCGACGGCGGACTGATTCTGCAGGAGTTTGAGTCGGTGACCGGCATTGCACTGCCAGACGGTCACTACGAGACAGTCGCCGGATTTGTCATGGATCGGTTGGGCCGCCTGCCCCGCAGGGGGGATCGGGTGGAAGTGAGCGACCACGTGTTGACGGTGGTCGCGATGGGCGGGGGCGGCCTGCGCGTTGCCCGGATCCGGGTGACCGCCACGAATTCGCATCCGGAGGAACCTTGA
- a CDS encoding DUF3040 domain-containing protein has product MLEQDLAASDPDLNLELQSGHPRGMAARAVFGILAALAGFALIIAGIITQLTIIGVIGFLLMGAGAHWFLSGYRPLDGPGFLINPQSEGKSSPSGPEPGTT; this is encoded by the coding sequence ATGCTCGAACAGGACCTGGCCGCAAGCGACCCGGACCTCAACCTCGAATTGCAGTCCGGACATCCGCGCGGGATGGCTGCCCGCGCAGTCTTCGGTATCCTGGCCGCTTTGGCCGGTTTCGCACTGATAATCGCGGGGATCATCACCCAGCTCACAATCATCGGCGTCATCGGCTTTCTCCTGATGGGCGCCGGCGCCCACTGGTTCCTCAGCGGCTACCGCCCGCTCGATGGGCCCGGGTTCCTTATCAACCCCCAGAGCGAGGGGAAATCGTCCCCGTCAGGGCCTGAACCCGGAACTACCTAG
- a CDS encoding NUDIX hydrolase, whose protein sequence is MPESHPAPARFPVTVDVVALTVANNVLNVLLVTRLIEPFRGMLALPGGFVLPGEDLVTAACRELAEETGVEQVPGHLEQLGSYGPRGRDPRGDVLTVAHLLLAPNFPVLSAGSDAEHAAWYPVGQVQDGDLQLAFDHERILADALERAKSKLEYSPLGAAFCGEEFTVAQLRAVYEAVWGVRLDARNFHRKATGTPGFLEDTGRMTTGETGRPAALFRLAGAARPAAGQPTRAVLNPPLMRPRD, encoded by the coding sequence ATGCCTGAATCCCACCCGGCGCCCGCTCGCTTCCCGGTGACGGTCGACGTCGTCGCCCTCACCGTGGCCAACAACGTCCTGAACGTCCTGCTTGTCACCCGCCTGATCGAGCCTTTCCGCGGAATGCTCGCACTGCCGGGAGGTTTCGTGCTGCCCGGCGAGGACCTGGTGACGGCGGCGTGCCGCGAACTGGCGGAGGAAACCGGCGTCGAGCAGGTCCCGGGCCACCTGGAACAGCTGGGGAGCTACGGCCCGAGGGGGCGCGACCCGCGCGGGGATGTGCTCACGGTGGCCCACCTGCTGCTGGCACCCAACTTTCCCGTCCTGTCCGCCGGGAGCGACGCCGAGCACGCCGCCTGGTACCCGGTGGGCCAGGTCCAAGATGGCGACCTTCAGCTCGCTTTCGATCACGAGCGGATCCTCGCCGACGCCTTGGAGCGGGCAAAGTCAAAGCTCGAATACTCGCCGCTGGGGGCGGCCTTTTGCGGCGAGGAGTTCACCGTCGCCCAGCTCCGGGCTGTGTACGAGGCCGTCTGGGGCGTGCGTCTGGACGCCCGGAATTTCCACCGCAAGGCCACGGGAACGCCCGGTTTTCTGGAAGACACGGGACGGATGACGACGGGCGAGACCGGCCGCCCTGCGGCGCTTTTCCGGCTGGCCGGGGCCGCCCGCCCGGCCGCCGGTCAGCCGACGCGGGCCGTGCTCAACCCACCGCTCATGCGGCCGCGCGACTGA
- a CDS encoding phosphotransferase, producing the protein MSAGAGAVSVTATAATAPRAVRLAIAESLLVTPPPLDALPPGQVQVVTRSVVHASRSRPVVRWTVTFDTGQGPRAPLAVIGKGYRAGGGEQAWRLLGELRQAGLDGVEHQVPAPYGFDPERQLLAMEEAPAATLHSLLDGDPGTAAPEAARAGRWLARLHGVRGVQVPELPADFERTKLTEYAGALAKLLPQAAGRLDELTEATLAGLAGAVGSRVVTHGDFQPKNIHLDQHRVVVIDFDRAARAPAARDLGHFIGQALTMGAARHGGLDAAAPWVEAFLDGYADAGGGADAVRSAPAYVARTFAEVLFYRLVVRPVGNASFVPDWLVGWESAVEAAAGGGYR; encoded by the coding sequence GTGAGCGCCGGCGCCGGCGCCGTTTCGGTCACGGCCACGGCTGCAACGGCGCCGCGGGCTGTACGGCTCGCAATCGCCGAGTCGCTGCTGGTCACGCCGCCACCGCTGGATGCCCTGCCCCCCGGGCAGGTGCAGGTGGTCACCCGCTCGGTGGTGCACGCCTCCCGCAGCCGGCCGGTCGTCAGGTGGACGGTCACCTTCGACACCGGGCAGGGCCCCCGGGCCCCGCTGGCGGTGATCGGCAAGGGGTACCGGGCCGGAGGCGGCGAGCAGGCGTGGCGGTTGCTGGGCGAGCTGCGTCAGGCGGGCCTCGACGGCGTCGAGCACCAGGTCCCGGCGCCTTATGGCTTCGACCCGGAACGGCAGCTCCTCGCGATGGAGGAGGCGCCGGCCGCCACGCTCCACTCGCTCCTGGACGGCGACCCGGGGACAGCCGCACCCGAGGCCGCGCGGGCCGGCCGCTGGCTGGCGCGCCTGCACGGCGTCCGCGGCGTGCAGGTGCCGGAGCTGCCGGCGGACTTTGAGCGGACCAAGCTCACCGAGTACGCCGGGGCGCTTGCCAAGCTGCTGCCGCAGGCTGCCGGCCGGCTGGACGAGCTGACCGAGGCGACCCTGGCGGGCCTGGCCGGCGCCGTTGGCTCCCGGGTGGTGACCCATGGGGACTTCCAGCCCAAGAACATCCATCTGGACCAACACCGCGTCGTTGTGATCGACTTCGACCGGGCCGCCCGGGCTCCGGCCGCCCGGGACCTCGGCCACTTCATCGGGCAGGCCCTGACCATGGGCGCCGCACGGCACGGGGGACTGGACGCCGCCGCGCCCTGGGTGGAGGCCTTCCTGGACGGCTACGCCGACGCCGGCGGCGGAGCCGATGCCGTCCGGTCCGCCCCGGCGTACGTGGCCCGAACCTTCGCCGAGGTCCTCTTCTACCGCCTCGTGGTCCGCCCGGTCGGGAACGCGTCGTTCGTGCCGGACTGGCTCGTCGGCTGGGAATCTGCTGTGGAGGCCGCGGCGGGAGGCGGATACCGATGA
- a CDS encoding plasmid pRiA4b ORF-3 family protein translates to MSKNSRNRHQGAGGAGGSGARSSAPQSLSTFRAGRAVDVLTPAFVRWFEEVSPGSAAAALESLVPIKAVMGRYMECMAAADVTSLEPAGLSVAVSEEIEAALDDGSAPAGETGGFDGTTYVVHSVGAFVEFLVDTGRWSGSEDQLAAVLAFLDTTAEDEGGQGFIDVPDVPDREALAAFAGLPLIRRATALLQWIGEGKPVTATGALRLRDVEAAAACVGVAVRGGRQRSGFPLPGTAGTDGPVPTVRSMYEVPLLAQLWNALEAAELIEIKPTKATPLADAGVFLTGGPSERLEEMVFFVDQFLDRAVLGWDPAQPWERMVAGLQASILLAAATADPPEKARVLAAPDHAPPAERAMAGLLTGVALTRMEELAELGLLTIDTHFRVPPALIRCVANVFDDDWVLADLGLGSDPDDIEVEPTGHSHAAQEPTAPAPAMSPAREAARPAATPILQLKITLNDSKPPVWRRILVPAGMPLPQLHQAIQALFGWLDYHLHEFRIGGFRGRAYAPLNPDGEDDFYGHASRDESKATVGELMPAVGSTMSYTYDFGDNWVLALKVEKVLADDDGGGQLPRCTSGRGAAPVEDSGGTAGWANIVQAVNDPRHEDHKEYREWLGMLPGDTLDPTAFDVEEANEDLADVIF, encoded by the coding sequence ATGAGTAAAAACAGCAGGAACCGGCATCAGGGCGCGGGCGGGGCGGGAGGCTCCGGCGCCCGGTCCTCCGCACCCCAATCCCTGAGCACGTTCCGGGCCGGCCGTGCCGTGGACGTGCTCACTCCGGCATTTGTCCGGTGGTTCGAGGAGGTATCACCCGGCTCGGCTGCTGCCGCCCTGGAGAGCCTGGTGCCGATAAAGGCAGTCATGGGCCGCTATATGGAATGCATGGCCGCGGCCGACGTGACGAGCCTGGAACCTGCCGGTTTGTCGGTCGCCGTCTCGGAGGAGATCGAGGCCGCGTTGGACGACGGCAGCGCCCCGGCTGGCGAAACGGGTGGCTTCGATGGCACCACGTACGTCGTTCACTCCGTTGGCGCCTTCGTCGAATTCCTCGTCGACACCGGCCGGTGGAGCGGCTCCGAGGATCAACTGGCGGCAGTGCTCGCCTTCCTGGACACCACCGCGGAGGATGAGGGCGGCCAGGGTTTCATCGACGTACCGGACGTCCCCGACCGGGAGGCCCTGGCTGCCTTCGCCGGGCTGCCGCTCATCCGGCGGGCCACCGCGTTGCTCCAGTGGATCGGAGAGGGGAAACCCGTCACGGCCACCGGCGCCCTCCGCCTGCGCGACGTTGAAGCGGCCGCTGCCTGTGTCGGCGTCGCCGTTAGGGGTGGCAGGCAGCGGTCCGGCTTCCCGCTTCCGGGCACAGCGGGTACCGATGGCCCCGTGCCGACGGTCCGGAGCATGTACGAGGTGCCGCTGCTGGCGCAGCTCTGGAACGCGCTGGAAGCGGCCGAGCTCATTGAGATCAAGCCGACGAAGGCAACTCCCTTGGCCGATGCCGGCGTCTTCCTGACCGGGGGGCCTTCGGAGCGGCTGGAGGAAATGGTGTTCTTCGTTGACCAGTTCCTGGACAGAGCCGTGCTCGGATGGGATCCGGCGCAGCCGTGGGAAAGGATGGTAGCGGGGCTGCAGGCATCGATCCTGCTCGCCGCGGCAACGGCGGACCCGCCGGAGAAGGCACGGGTTCTTGCCGCCCCGGACCACGCGCCGCCCGCGGAACGGGCCATGGCGGGCCTGTTGACCGGCGTGGCCCTGACCCGGATGGAGGAGCTCGCGGAGCTGGGGCTGCTGACCATCGACACCCACTTCCGGGTCCCGCCGGCCCTCATCCGGTGCGTTGCGAATGTCTTCGACGACGACTGGGTGCTGGCTGACCTGGGCCTCGGGTCGGACCCGGACGATATCGAGGTCGAACCGACCGGGCACAGCCATGCAGCTCAGGAGCCGACAGCTCCGGCCCCGGCAATGTCCCCGGCCCGGGAAGCAGCGCGGCCTGCCGCTACGCCAATTCTTCAGCTGAAGATCACGCTCAACGATTCGAAACCGCCCGTTTGGCGGCGCATCCTGGTTCCGGCCGGCATGCCGCTCCCTCAACTGCACCAGGCGATCCAGGCACTGTTCGGCTGGCTCGACTATCACCTGCACGAGTTCCGGATCGGAGGATTCCGCGGACGGGCGTATGCGCCGTTGAATCCGGACGGCGAGGACGATTTCTACGGTCATGCATCCCGCGACGAATCGAAGGCGACAGTCGGTGAACTGATGCCTGCTGTGGGAAGCACCATGAGCTACACCTACGACTTTGGCGACAACTGGGTGCTCGCCCTCAAGGTAGAGAAAGTTCTGGCGGACGACGACGGCGGCGGGCAGCTTCCGCGGTGCACCTCGGGACGCGGCGCGGCGCCGGTGGAGGACAGCGGCGGCACCGCGGGGTGGGCGAACATTGTCCAGGCGGTCAATGATCCCCGCCACGAAGACCACAAGGAATACCGGGAATGGCTCGGAATGCTGCCGGGAGACACGCTGGACCCCACGGCCTTTGACGTGGAAGAAGCCAACGAGGACCTCGCCGACGTCATTTTCTGA
- a CDS encoding glycogen/starch synthase has product MLFASAEAYPFVKVGGLADVSSALPKRLANLGFDVRLVIPGYRGLGGSKVLAFEVPFGPVAERVVVRRLPPLGGVDVVTLDLPGWFDREVPYSYQDDDVMPFVLFSKAVTTLAAQDSWRPHLIHCNDWHCGLVAQDARQGPHRRALERTGIVFTIHNIAYQGRVGAATDQLIGLPPAGTLLERGIAFADRVNTVSPRYMQEILTPAQGAGMDGLLRARGDTARGILNGVDYEEFDPERDPWIDTRYDGSFIAGKASNKEALQRISKLERAPERPLFGMVARLVSQKGVGLLSSALDQIVARGAQVVVMGEGALRYRRELQAAARRLPGNVAYHPDSRESLARQVYAGSDFFLAPSVFEPCGLTPLIALRYGTVPVVRRTGGLADTVTDYAEDPAAGLGFVFVQRRVASMLSAVDSALAVYRREPEWRRLQQRVMAADFSWRAPASEYVALYDEAVRSRCGADVARAADVVVPGAVRPGAPRTGAPAPRSRPRPAPLPLALVHHANQYLVTDGYQDREGLTQIVTGYAALLKLHEKYRTPVAIHLSGTMVEAVAWHHPWFLDDVRRLRDIGLLSLVGGTYSENVLTAFDAEYNRRQLHELFWLYRRHLGCAPEDLEICWVPERVWDTERLAGTLTNPALPNGGYRYVLLDDRLLYPTDGAHGGSDRADFDGADPASPPPADALRPYRIEGGNGLQVVPMSTRLRYWIPPEDRRHWRSLSRAAELPTAPGDDTVLVYADDMEKSAGVGPWHPSALGRYEEFLRWLATQPHLIPVDLPSWLRERRRVPGVREVERGTFVELAQDWHAGEDYRGWGQDQAWRPYQEHLTRARRAVAVAESAGAEPRLTALAWKHLLASGYETAWHDTNLPERPPAAWAKAVASHGRATEVLAAAARWFGGPARELGAELVDIDDDGTEELVLRSEHLFAVLAPACGGRLVYLACRGPDGGVLVIGNPTDDWNRQEELNSYMDVPGNHPGALADAGGVHDRHEVAIHAADGAIRVELANAQEGSPLLGLRKRIVLDDASPSLLVAYDLPAAAPGLTVEACLSPDYYRLLRHGVAGLQRQRGRSWRGACNRGAGVWIALADDEDTAWDDSSGPDPGHGVLVRVRAGARSFHLLIGVGEIDDDTAARALQTGRERLAGLTARGQAGGRG; this is encoded by the coding sequence GTGCTGTTCGCCAGCGCGGAGGCTTATCCGTTCGTTAAGGTGGGCGGGCTGGCCGACGTCAGCAGTGCGCTGCCGAAGAGGCTGGCCAATCTCGGCTTCGACGTCCGCCTGGTGATCCCGGGGTATCGGGGGCTCGGCGGGAGCAAGGTGCTGGCGTTCGAGGTGCCGTTCGGCCCGGTCGCCGAGCGCGTCGTGGTCCGCCGTCTGCCGCCGCTGGGCGGAGTGGACGTCGTCACCCTGGACCTTCCGGGGTGGTTCGACCGTGAGGTCCCCTACAGCTACCAGGACGACGACGTCATGCCATTCGTGCTGTTCTCAAAGGCCGTCACGACGCTGGCGGCGCAGGACTCGTGGCGTCCCCACCTCATCCACTGCAACGACTGGCACTGCGGGCTGGTGGCCCAGGACGCCCGGCAGGGACCGCACCGGCGTGCACTGGAGCGCACCGGGATCGTTTTCACGATCCACAACATCGCCTACCAGGGGCGGGTCGGGGCTGCCACCGACCAGTTGATAGGACTGCCGCCGGCCGGGACCCTGCTTGAGCGGGGCATCGCCTTCGCCGATCGGGTCAACACCGTCAGCCCGCGCTATATGCAGGAGATCCTCACGCCGGCCCAGGGGGCCGGAATGGACGGACTGCTGCGCGCCCGGGGGGATACCGCACGGGGCATCCTCAACGGTGTCGACTACGAGGAATTCGACCCCGAGCGGGACCCGTGGATCGACACCCGCTATGACGGCTCCTTCATCGCCGGAAAGGCCTCGAACAAGGAGGCCCTGCAGCGGATCAGCAAGCTGGAGCGCGCCCCGGAGCGTCCGCTCTTCGGCATGGTGGCCCGGCTGGTGTCGCAGAAGGGGGTCGGACTGCTGTCCTCGGCACTGGACCAGATAGTGGCCCGGGGAGCCCAGGTGGTGGTGATGGGCGAGGGTGCGCTCCGGTACCGGCGTGAGCTGCAGGCCGCGGCCCGGCGTCTCCCCGGCAATGTGGCGTACCACCCCGACTCGCGCGAATCCCTGGCCCGGCAGGTCTACGCAGGCTCGGATTTCTTCCTGGCACCCTCCGTCTTTGAACCGTGCGGGCTGACACCGCTGATCGCCCTGCGGTACGGCACCGTCCCCGTCGTCCGACGTACCGGGGGCCTCGCGGACACGGTGACGGATTACGCCGAGGATCCGGCCGCGGGACTGGGGTTCGTGTTCGTCCAGCGCCGTGTCGCGTCGATGCTGTCGGCGGTCGACAGCGCGCTCGCGGTCTACCGGCGCGAGCCCGAGTGGCGTCGGCTGCAGCAGCGGGTGATGGCGGCGGACTTCTCCTGGCGGGCGCCCGCCAGTGAATACGTCGCCCTCTACGACGAGGCTGTGCGCTCGCGGTGCGGTGCCGACGTCGCCCGCGCCGCCGACGTCGTCGTTCCCGGCGCGGTGCGGCCCGGCGCCCCGCGGACTGGCGCCCCGGCGCCCCGGTCGAGGCCGCGCCCGGCCCCGCTTCCCCTGGCCCTTGTCCACCACGCCAACCAGTATCTGGTCACAGACGGCTATCAGGACCGGGAGGGCCTCACCCAGATCGTGACCGGTTACGCGGCGCTGCTGAAGCTGCACGAGAAGTACCGCACCCCGGTCGCCATCCACCTGTCCGGAACCATGGTTGAAGCGGTCGCCTGGCACCACCCCTGGTTTCTCGACGACGTCCGCCGGCTTCGCGACATCGGCCTGCTCTCGCTCGTCGGCGGAACCTACTCCGAAAACGTCCTGACCGCCTTCGACGCGGAGTACAACCGGCGGCAGCTGCACGAGCTGTTCTGGCTCTACCGGCGTCACCTGGGGTGCGCGCCGGAGGACCTGGAGATCTGCTGGGTCCCAGAACGGGTGTGGGACACCGAACGCCTGGCCGGGACCCTGACAAACCCGGCCCTGCCCAACGGAGGCTACCGGTACGTCCTGCTCGACGACCGGCTGCTCTATCCCACCGACGGCGCCCACGGGGGCAGCGACCGTGCGGACTTCGACGGGGCCGATCCGGCCAGTCCTCCGCCGGCCGATGCGCTGCGCCCGTACCGCATCGAAGGCGGCAACGGCCTGCAGGTTGTGCCGATGTCGACCCGGCTGCGCTACTGGATTCCCCCGGAGGACCGGAGGCACTGGCGCAGCCTCTCCCGCGCGGCCGAACTGCCGACCGCCCCTGGCGATGACACCGTCCTGGTGTACGCCGACGACATGGAGAAGAGCGCCGGGGTGGGTCCGTGGCACCCCAGTGCGCTCGGGCGGTACGAGGAGTTCCTGCGCTGGCTGGCCACCCAGCCGCACCTGATACCGGTGGATCTGCCCTCGTGGCTCCGCGAGCGCCGTCGGGTCCCCGGCGTCCGCGAAGTGGAGCGCGGCACCTTCGTGGAACTGGCACAGGACTGGCACGCGGGGGAGGACTACCGCGGCTGGGGCCAGGACCAGGCCTGGCGCCCGTATCAGGAGCATCTCACCCGGGCCCGCCGCGCCGTCGCCGTCGCGGAAAGTGCCGGCGCCGAACCGCGGCTGACCGCGCTGGCCTGGAAACACCTGCTGGCTTCGGGGTACGAGACGGCCTGGCACGACACAAACCTGCCGGAGCGTCCCCCGGCCGCCTGGGCCAAGGCGGTGGCAAGCCATGGGCGCGCCACCGAAGTGCTGGCGGCCGCGGCCCGGTGGTTCGGCGGCCCGGCCCGAGAGCTCGGTGCCGAACTGGTCGACATCGACGACGACGGCACGGAGGAGCTGGTCCTGAGGAGCGAGCACCTCTTCGCCGTGCTGGCCCCGGCGTGCGGCGGGCGCCTGGTCTACCTGGCATGCCGCGGCCCGGACGGCGGTGTGCTGGTGATCGGGAACCCCACCGATGACTGGAACCGTCAGGAGGAGTTGAACAGCTATATGGACGTCCCGGGCAACCACCCCGGTGCGCTCGCCGACGCTGGGGGCGTTCATGACCGGCACGAGGTGGCCATCCATGCCGCGGACGGGGCCATTCGGGTGGAGCTGGCGAACGCGCAGGAGGGCAGTCCGCTGCTGGGGCTCCGCAAGCGGATCGTCCTTGACGACGCGAGTCCCTCGCTGCTGGTCGCCTATGACCTGCCCGCGGCGGCACCCGGGCTCACCGTCGAGGCCTGCCTCTCGCCGGACTACTACCGGCTGCTCCGCCACGGTGTGGCCGGGCTGCAGCGCCAGCGGGGACGGAGCTGGCGCGGCGCCTGCAACCGCGGGGCGGGGGTCTGGATCGCCCTGGCCGACGACGAGGACACCGCCTGGGATGACTCCTCCGGGCCCGACCCGGGGCATGGCGTGCTCGTGCGGGTGCGCGCCGGAGCGCGGTCCTTCCATCTGCTCATCGGCGTGGGTGAGATCGACGACGACACCGCGGCGCGGGCCCTCCAGACGGGTCGGGAACGGCTCGCCGGCCTGACCGCCCGCGGCCAGGCTGGAGGCCGGGGGTGA